A portion of the Tachyglossus aculeatus isolate mTacAcu1 chromosome 24, mTacAcu1.pri, whole genome shotgun sequence genome contains these proteins:
- the CD47 gene encoding leukocyte surface antigen CD47 isoform X1, with product MWRLAAMLLLSSVCRGSAQLLFDSPRLVEKNACNHSVLLPCSVTNMELNNIRAMFVRWKYKGKDIYTFDGFQDKVTISSDFQSASIFVPDILSGNSSLRLSDEDAVLGNYTCEVTEANREGEIIVELRYHVVSWFNPKENILIVIFPILAILLSWGQFGIVTLKYKANCPSEKTFGLIISGIILTLFVIIGAALFIPGEYSIKNASGLGLIVVPTLMLVLLQYCVFMTAFGMTSFAIAILILQLGGYILAAVGLSLCVMVCAPTQGPLLISGLAIIALAELLGLVYMKFKASNQKPPQPPRKAVEEPLNAFKESKGMMNDE from the exons GTTCGGCCCAGCTACTCTTTGACTCCCCACGGTTGGTGGAAAAAAACGCCTGCAACCATAGCGTCCTCCTGCCCTGCTCCGTCACCAATATGGAGCTGAACAACATCAGAGCTATGTTCGTCCGCTGGAAATACAAAGGGAAGGACATTTACACCTTCGACGGGTTCCAAGACAAAGTCACCATCTCCAGCGACTTCCAGAGCGCGTCCATATTCGTGCCAGATATCCTCAGCGGCAATTCCTCCCTGAGGCTATCCGATGAAGATGCCGTCCTCGGAAATTACACCTGCGAAGTCACGGAAGCGAACAGGGAAGGGGAAATTATTGTGGAGTTGCGATACCACGTGG TTTCGTGGTTTAATCCGAAAGAAAACATTCTCATCGTTATTTTCCCGATTTTGGCTATCCTCCTTTCCTGGGGTCAGTTTGGTATTGTGA CCTTAAAGTATAAAGCCAACTGTCCAAGTGAGAAAACCTTTGGCTTGATTATTTCTGGAATAATCCTCACACTTTTTGTCATTATTGGAGCTGCCCTCTTTATCCCAG GTGAATATTCGATAAAGAATGCTTCCGGGCTGGGTTTAATTGTAGTCCCTACTCTGATGCTAGTACTGTTGCAGTACTGCGTGTTTATGACag cTTTTGGGATGACCTCCTTTGCCATTGCAATATTGATCCTGCAGTTAGGTGGCTATATACTTGCTGCTGTTGGATTAAGCCTGTGTGTCATGG TGTGTGCCCCAACCCAAGGTCCTCTTTTGATCTCGGGTCTGGCTATCATTGCCCTGGCAGAGCTGCTTGGCCTCGTTTACATGAAATTTAAAG CATCAAACCAGAAGCCTCCCCAGCCTCCTAGG AAAGCTGTAGAGGAGCCCCTTAATG CATTTAAAGAGTCAAAAGGAATGATGAATGATG
- the CD47 gene encoding leukocyte surface antigen CD47 isoform X3 — MWRLAAMLLLSSVCRGSAQLLFDSPRLVEKNACNHSVLLPCSVTNMELNNIRAMFVRWKYKGKDIYTFDGFQDKVTISSDFQSASIFVPDILSGNSSLRLSDEDAVLGNYTCEVTEANREGEIIVELRYHVVSWFNPKENILIVIFPILAILLSWGQFGIVTLKYKANCPSEKTFGLIISGIILTLFVIIGAALFIPGEYSIKNASGLGLIVVPTLMLVLLQYCVFMTAFGMTSFAIAILILQLGGYILAAVGLSLCVMVCAPTQGPLLISGLAIIALAELLGLVYMKFKASNQKPPQPPRNK; from the exons GTTCGGCCCAGCTACTCTTTGACTCCCCACGGTTGGTGGAAAAAAACGCCTGCAACCATAGCGTCCTCCTGCCCTGCTCCGTCACCAATATGGAGCTGAACAACATCAGAGCTATGTTCGTCCGCTGGAAATACAAAGGGAAGGACATTTACACCTTCGACGGGTTCCAAGACAAAGTCACCATCTCCAGCGACTTCCAGAGCGCGTCCATATTCGTGCCAGATATCCTCAGCGGCAATTCCTCCCTGAGGCTATCCGATGAAGATGCCGTCCTCGGAAATTACACCTGCGAAGTCACGGAAGCGAACAGGGAAGGGGAAATTATTGTGGAGTTGCGATACCACGTGG TTTCGTGGTTTAATCCGAAAGAAAACATTCTCATCGTTATTTTCCCGATTTTGGCTATCCTCCTTTCCTGGGGTCAGTTTGGTATTGTGA CCTTAAAGTATAAAGCCAACTGTCCAAGTGAGAAAACCTTTGGCTTGATTATTTCTGGAATAATCCTCACACTTTTTGTCATTATTGGAGCTGCCCTCTTTATCCCAG GTGAATATTCGATAAAGAATGCTTCCGGGCTGGGTTTAATTGTAGTCCCTACTCTGATGCTAGTACTGTTGCAGTACTGCGTGTTTATGACag cTTTTGGGATGACCTCCTTTGCCATTGCAATATTGATCCTGCAGTTAGGTGGCTATATACTTGCTGCTGTTGGATTAAGCCTGTGTGTCATGG TGTGTGCCCCAACCCAAGGTCCTCTTTTGATCTCGGGTCTGGCTATCATTGCCCTGGCAGAGCTGCTTGGCCTCGTTTACATGAAATTTAAAG CATCAAACCAGAAGCCTCCCCAGCCTCCTAGG
- the CD47 gene encoding leukocyte surface antigen CD47 isoform X2 encodes MWRLAAMLLLSSVCRGSAQLLFDSPRLVEKNACNHSVLLPCSVTNMELNNIRAMFVRWKYKGKDIYTFDGFQDKVTISSDFQSASIFVPDILSGNSSLRLSDEDAVLGNYTCEVTEANREGEIIVELRYHVVSWFNPKENILIVIFPILAILLSWGQFGIVTLKYKANCPSEKTFGLIISGIILTLFVIIGAALFIPGEYSIKNASGLGLIVVPTLMLVLLQYCVFMTAFGMTSFAIAILILQLGGYILAAVGLSLCVMVCAPTQGPLLISGLAIIALAELLGLVYMKFKASNQKPPQPPRKAVEEPLNE; translated from the exons GTTCGGCCCAGCTACTCTTTGACTCCCCACGGTTGGTGGAAAAAAACGCCTGCAACCATAGCGTCCTCCTGCCCTGCTCCGTCACCAATATGGAGCTGAACAACATCAGAGCTATGTTCGTCCGCTGGAAATACAAAGGGAAGGACATTTACACCTTCGACGGGTTCCAAGACAAAGTCACCATCTCCAGCGACTTCCAGAGCGCGTCCATATTCGTGCCAGATATCCTCAGCGGCAATTCCTCCCTGAGGCTATCCGATGAAGATGCCGTCCTCGGAAATTACACCTGCGAAGTCACGGAAGCGAACAGGGAAGGGGAAATTATTGTGGAGTTGCGATACCACGTGG TTTCGTGGTTTAATCCGAAAGAAAACATTCTCATCGTTATTTTCCCGATTTTGGCTATCCTCCTTTCCTGGGGTCAGTTTGGTATTGTGA CCTTAAAGTATAAAGCCAACTGTCCAAGTGAGAAAACCTTTGGCTTGATTATTTCTGGAATAATCCTCACACTTTTTGTCATTATTGGAGCTGCCCTCTTTATCCCAG GTGAATATTCGATAAAGAATGCTTCCGGGCTGGGTTTAATTGTAGTCCCTACTCTGATGCTAGTACTGTTGCAGTACTGCGTGTTTATGACag cTTTTGGGATGACCTCCTTTGCCATTGCAATATTGATCCTGCAGTTAGGTGGCTATATACTTGCTGCTGTTGGATTAAGCCTGTGTGTCATGG TGTGTGCCCCAACCCAAGGTCCTCTTTTGATCTCGGGTCTGGCTATCATTGCCCTGGCAGAGCTGCTTGGCCTCGTTTACATGAAATTTAAAG CATCAAACCAGAAGCCTCCCCAGCCTCCTAGG AAAGCTGTAGAGGAGCCCCTTAATG